The following nucleotide sequence is from Gordonia jinghuaiqii.
CGAGTCGGGTGACCTCATACATCGTCCAGTCCTTCCACCACGTCCAGTCCTTCCGCCATGCAGAGTCCATCCACATCGCCGACGTCCGCGGCCATGGACCGGGAGCGCTCGACGATGAGCGGAGCCATGTCCGCCCACCACTGTGAGGGGGAGGGGTCGTGTCTGGCCACGATCATCGTCTGCCACCACGCTCGGGTGCCCGGTACCGACCATGTTGCGGTCACTGTGTTGCTGTCGTCGTCGAGCCAGATCGGTGGTGTGACGATGACCCGATCAAGCGTCAGGCCTCGTCGTTGGGCGGAGGGTGCGTACTCATCGAGGTATGCGGCGACGAAATCGCGTGCGGCACCGGCTTTGAGGACGACCTCATCGACGATGAAGATGGTTCGGTCGTTCATGGATGGTCACGCTAACCGGGTCGTGGACCACGCGCGTGCTGATCTCCCGGTGGACGGGAGATGCGCCGGCCGGGCATGGCGGGCTCCCGGTGGCCGGGAAAGCGGAGGCCGATCAGAGGGGGTCGCGTTGGTAGTCTCGGCTGGTGAGCGACGATTCTTACCCGAACCTGCCGGCTACGAGCTGGGCGGTGCTCGGCATGTTGTCGTTCGGGGAGGAGCTGACCGGCAACGATCTGAAGAAGTGGGCGGACTGGAGCATCGGGTTCTTCTACTGGAGTCCCTCGGTGAGTCAGGTGTACGCCGAGTTGAAGAAGCTCGAGGATCAGTCGCTCGTCGTGTCGCGGAAGGTGTCCGACGAAGGTGTGCGCGGCAGGCGCGTCTACGGAATCACCGACAAAGGACTCGAGGCGCTCCGCAGCTGGTCGCGTTCGGCGGACATCGACATCCCGGTTCTCAAAGACGGTGTGATGCTCCGTATGTACATGGGCCATCTCCAGACGCCCGAGGAACTCAAACGTGTTGTGCACGCACATATCGCGAATCTCCGCGCGGCAGCGGAACGTGCTGCGCTGCACGCCGAGCATTCCGAAGCCGAGCCGGGCTGGGCGTTCTCTCAGCTGAGTCTGCGCTGGGCGCACCGCCACTACCAGTCGGAGATCGAGCTCGCCGAAGAGCTGCTGGGCGAGATCGACGCGGCCGCAGAGAGATTCGAGACCATCGCTGAGCGCGACGAGCGCGGTCTGCCGATCCCCAAGAACCCCGGCGTGTGGCGCGATCTCCCTGCGGAGCGGGGCGAGCCTGGATGATGCCGGCGCCGGGTCAGCCTTCGGCGAGGACGCGGGCGGCGGTGGGCATCGAGCGCATCATGTTGCGACGCTGGAGGGTCGGGGTGACCCGGGTTCCGTTGCTCATGCTGCGCCAGATCGCGCCGGCGGTCAGGCGTACGGGGGTGATCATCGTGGAATCGAAGGTCAGGTCGCGTAGTGGCCCGCACACAGACACCGCCGTGGTCGCCTCGCCGATCGGGCCGATCGGCGCGGCGATGCATCCGAATCCGCTCAGGG
It contains:
- a CDS encoding PadR family transcriptional regulator is translated as MLSFGEELTGNDLKKWADWSIGFFYWSPSVSQVYAELKKLEDQSLVVSRKVSDEGVRGRRVYGITDKGLEALRSWSRSADIDIPVLKDGVMLRMYMGHLQTPEELKRVVHAHIANLRAAAERAALHAEHSEAEPGWAFSQLSLRWAHRHYQSEIELAEELLGEIDAAAERFETIAERDERGLPIPKNPGVWRDLPAERGEPG